Proteins co-encoded in one Haloarcula pelagica genomic window:
- a CDS encoding GNAT family N-acetyltransferase: MGAVQFRQYGSADAQAVWDLHEWAMRAAGTEPADIPGTDDLRDIDGRYLDTGGEFLVGLLTEDGPADADAVGSDLPRTTDGAVAAIGGYLPNEVGHADERTVPGAAELHRMRVAPPCQRRGIGRDLLHRLEARAAEDGFELLLATTARRQAAAVEFYRDEGYDCVGESMEGEYELVHFEKRL; the protein is encoded by the coding sequence ATGGGAGCCGTTCAGTTCCGCCAGTACGGGAGCGCCGACGCCCAGGCAGTATGGGACCTCCACGAGTGGGCGATGCGGGCCGCCGGGACCGAACCCGCTGACATCCCCGGCACCGACGACCTCAGGGACATCGACGGTCGGTATCTCGACACCGGCGGCGAGTTTCTGGTCGGACTACTCACTGAAGACGGTCCCGCGGACGCAGACGCCGTCGGTTCCGATCTCCCGCGGACGACCGACGGCGCGGTCGCCGCCATCGGCGGCTACCTCCCCAACGAGGTCGGCCACGCCGACGAGCGGACGGTCCCCGGCGCCGCCGAACTCCACCGGATGCGGGTCGCCCCGCCCTGCCAGCGCCGCGGGATCGGGCGGGACCTCCTCCATCGGCTCGAAGCACGGGCCGCCGAGGACGGGTTCGAGTTGCTCTTAGCGACCACGGCACGCCGGCAGGCCGCCGCCGTCGAGTTCTATCGCGACGAGGGCTACGACTGTGTCGGCGAGTCGATGGAAGGCGAGTACGAACTCGTCCACTTCGAGAAGCGGCTCTGA
- a CDS encoding PH domain-containing protein, whose translation MSRSDLRTDGGEQSGDGELLRTNPTTKPTLLRLAVFLLVGLAVVVVLRMRPELLGDPELTNTVGLVVLLVTVLVALRLLVRTVVLVKTTYVVTRDRVEREYQFLFRTRTKGVRFDQIRSHRLNQNRFQKALGFGTITMNLGLGSIRLENVEEPERVYNIVRECVRRS comes from the coding sequence ATGTCACGGAGCGATCTCAGAACCGACGGCGGGGAACAGAGCGGTGACGGCGAACTACTGCGGACGAACCCGACCACGAAACCGACGCTGCTCAGACTGGCGGTGTTCCTGCTCGTCGGTCTCGCGGTCGTCGTGGTCCTCAGGATGCGACCGGAGCTGCTCGGGGACCCGGAGCTGACCAACACCGTCGGACTCGTCGTCCTGTTGGTGACCGTCCTGGTCGCGCTCAGGCTGTTGGTCCGGACGGTCGTCCTCGTCAAGACGACCTACGTCGTCACGCGGGACCGCGTCGAACGGGAGTACCAGTTCCTCTTTCGCACCCGCACGAAGGGCGTCCGGTTCGACCAGATCCGGAGCCACCGGCTGAACCAGAACCGCTTCCAGAAGGCGCTGGGCTTTGGGACCATCACGATGAACCTCGGCCTGGGGAGTATCCGCCTGGAGAACGTCGAAGAGCCCGAGCGCGTCTACAACATCGTCCGGGAGTGTGTGAGACGGTCGTAA
- a CDS encoding sulfatase, translating into MTDRSASNVVLITVDSLRADALGDGASPTLDRLADEGVAFENAVAHGNWTPFSFPSILGSRPVFDEGPAIGVASTPTLAERLSEAGIATAGFNAANGFLTDHWGYDRGFDEFEPFVDSSGYSKYLAAHPTVQAWVQLGLSPFRRLATKLRGGDDDRPFADVSRLTDIEDHATGFVARTEDRFFLWIHYMDTHTPYVPAPRHLREVSDRRLGVARMLGSHLRTGLGWDVDESRLATLRTLYDGTVRQVDESVSRILDALAAEGVADETAIVVAGDHGEEFLEHGHLAHYPKLYRELAEVPYFAFVPDGPSRQVTEPVGLDTVAPTVCELLGVDPAPAWAGQSTLPAFEGESIDDGPIVSVAVRGESITSQPIPRRRDDGELLVSVRDDRFTYIEHTESGHHELYDRRVDPGEQTDLSEADHDGVDTTAVADRFSEIVADHVGALGDDVAADEAEESDEIAARLQALGYK; encoded by the coding sequence ATGACCGACCGGTCGGCGTCGAACGTCGTCCTGATCACGGTCGACTCGCTGCGAGCGGACGCGCTGGGTGACGGAGCCTCCCCGACGCTGGACCGACTGGCCGACGAGGGTGTCGCCTTCGAGAACGCCGTCGCACACGGCAACTGGACGCCGTTTTCGTTCCCGAGCATCCTCGGGTCACGACCGGTGTTCGACGAGGGGCCGGCCATCGGCGTCGCGTCGACGCCGACGCTCGCGGAACGGCTCTCCGAGGCCGGCATCGCCACGGCCGGGTTCAACGCCGCTAACGGCTTTCTCACCGACCACTGGGGGTACGACCGCGGGTTCGACGAGTTCGAGCCGTTCGTCGACAGTAGCGGCTACAGCAAGTATCTGGCCGCCCACCCGACGGTCCAGGCGTGGGTCCAACTCGGGCTCTCGCCGTTCCGCCGTCTGGCGACGAAACTCCGGGGCGGTGACGACGACCGGCCGTTCGCCGATGTCTCCCGGCTCACCGACATCGAGGACCACGCGACGGGCTTCGTCGCGCGGACCGAGGACCGATTCTTCCTGTGGATCCACTACATGGACACCCACACCCCCTACGTCCCGGCGCCGCGACACCTCCGCGAGGTCTCGGACAGGCGACTGGGCGTCGCGCGGATGCTGGGGTCGCATCTGCGGACCGGGCTGGGCTGGGATGTCGACGAGAGCCGACTCGCGACGCTGCGGACGCTGTACGACGGCACCGTCCGTCAGGTCGACGAGAGCGTCAGCCGGATTCTGGACGCCCTCGCGGCCGAGGGGGTCGCGGACGAGACGGCCATCGTCGTCGCGGGCGACCACGGCGAGGAGTTCCTCGAACACGGCCACCTCGCGCACTACCCGAAACTGTACCGCGAACTCGCCGAAGTGCCGTACTTCGCGTTCGTCCCCGACGGACCGAGCCGGCAGGTGACCGAACCGGTCGGACTGGACACCGTGGCACCGACAGTGTGTGAACTGCTCGGCGTCGATCCGGCACCGGCGTGGGCCGGGCAGTCGACGCTCCCTGCCTTCGAAGGCGAATCGATCGACGACGGCCCGATCGTCTCGGTCGCGGTGCGCGGCGAGTCGATCACGAGCCAACCGATCCCGCGCCGGCGTGACGACGGGGAGCTACTCGTCAGCGTCCGTGACGACCGATTCACGTACATCGAACACACCGAGTCGGGCCATCACGAACTGTACGACCGCCGTGTGGACCCGGGCGAACAGACCGACCTCTCCGAGGCCGACCACGACGGGGTCGACACCACAGCGGTCGCCGACCGGTTCTCCGAGATCGTCGCGGACCACGTCGGGGCGCTCGGCGACGATGTCGCCGCCGACGAGGCCGAGGAGAGCGACGAGATAGCGGCACGCTTACAAGCGTTGGGTTATAAATAG
- a CDS encoding GtrA family protein, with protein sequence MAFAERSYVWNPRLVRFFVVGVTAASIQTVLLWLFLEFADLNYLVGAVIAIEATILLQYALNNAWTFSQTRHTSRWEYLVGMGKTNLVRGSAIPIQLGLLYAFVNWGGAVPLVANGGAIALTGIYRYVLDARWTWG encoded by the coding sequence ATGGCGTTTGCCGAACGGTCGTACGTCTGGAACCCGCGGCTGGTTCGGTTCTTCGTCGTCGGCGTGACCGCCGCGTCGATCCAGACGGTGTTGCTGTGGCTGTTCCTGGAGTTCGCCGACCTGAACTACCTCGTCGGCGCGGTCATCGCGATCGAGGCGACGATCCTCCTCCAGTACGCGCTCAACAACGCCTGGACGTTCAGCCAGACCAGACACACCTCCCGCTGGGAGTATCTCGTCGGGATGGGGAAGACGAACCTCGTCCGCGGCTCGGCAATTCCGATCCAGCTCGGGCTCCTGTACGCCTTCGTCAACTGGGGCGGCGCGGTCCCGCTCGTCGCGAACGGCGGGGCGATCGCGCTGACGGGGATCTACCGCTACGTCTTGGACGCGCGGTGGACCTGGGGCTGA
- a CDS encoding hydantoinase B/oxoprolinase family protein: MTDLDAVELEILRNQLESVAEEMGQVLIRGAFSPNITERRDCSTALFDADGDLVAQAEHIPVHLGAMPEAVDAVLAHDPRPGDVFVLNDPFEGGTHLPDVTLVSPIPAEGDIVGYTVSRAHHADVGGMAPGSMPAGAREIHQEGVRIPPLRLVDGGTERAGVLDLLLANVRNPEQRRADLRAQRGANERGGERVGELLADHGDRLLAAFDAVQDYSRQRVEAELAAIPDGTYSARDVMEGDGVADTDIPIEVTVTVDGSRLDVDFAGTAPQVDGNVNAPLSVAKSAVYFVVRSVTDPDVPPNEGCYDPVSVHAPPGSLVNPEPPAAVVGGNVETSQRVADVVFRALAEAVPDRVPAAGQGTMNNVVVGATDFSYYETIGGGMGASSEGDGPSGVQVGMTNTLNTPVEALEAAYPITVDEYGLRTGSGGAGRHRGGDGLIRAFTVETAATVSLLTERRRHAPWGLDGGADGAPGRNYIDGESVPAKVTREVAAGTTVRIETPGGGGHGDPER, encoded by the coding sequence ATGACCGACCTCGACGCCGTGGAACTGGAGATCCTCCGGAACCAACTGGAGAGCGTCGCCGAGGAGATGGGGCAGGTGTTGATCCGCGGGGCCTTCTCGCCGAACATCACCGAGCGGCGGGACTGCTCGACGGCGCTGTTCGACGCCGACGGCGACCTCGTCGCACAGGCCGAACACATCCCGGTCCACCTGGGGGCGATGCCGGAAGCGGTCGATGCCGTGCTGGCCCACGACCCGCGGCCGGGCGACGTGTTCGTCCTGAACGACCCCTTCGAGGGCGGGACCCACCTCCCGGACGTGACACTGGTCTCGCCGATCCCCGCTGAGGGCGACATCGTCGGCTACACCGTCTCGCGCGCACACCACGCCGATGTCGGGGGGATGGCACCCGGGAGCATGCCGGCCGGTGCCCGTGAGATCCATCAGGAGGGCGTCCGCATCCCGCCGCTCCGGTTGGTCGACGGCGGGACGGAACGGGCGGGCGTGCTCGACCTGTTGCTGGCGAACGTCCGGAACCCGGAACAGCGGCGGGCCGACCTGCGCGCCCAGCGGGGTGCCAACGAGCGGGGCGGAGAGCGGGTCGGGGAGCTACTAGCCGACCACGGGGACCGCCTGCTCGCGGCGTTCGACGCGGTGCAGGACTACTCCCGCCAGCGCGTCGAGGCGGAACTGGCGGCGATACCCGACGGTACCTACAGCGCCCGCGATGTCATGGAAGGCGATGGCGTCGCCGACACCGACATCCCGATCGAGGTCACCGTCACTGTCGACGGGAGCCGCCTCGACGTGGACTTCGCGGGCACGGCCCCACAGGTCGACGGCAACGTCAACGCGCCGCTGTCGGTCGCAAAGAGCGCCGTCTACTTCGTCGTCCGGTCGGTCACCGACCCCGACGTGCCGCCGAACGAGGGCTGTTACGACCCCGTGAGCGTCCACGCGCCGCCGGGGTCGCTCGTCAACCCCGAGCCACCCGCGGCGGTCGTCGGCGGGAACGTCGAGACGAGCCAGCGGGTCGCGGACGTGGTCTTCCGGGCGCTCGCAGAGGCGGTCCCCGACCGCGTCCCCGCGGCCGGCCAGGGGACGATGAACAACGTCGTCGTCGGCGCGACCGACTTCAGCTACTACGAAACCATCGGTGGCGGGATGGGTGCAAGCAGCGAGGGCGACGGGCCGTCGGGCGTCCAGGTCGGGATGACGAACACGCTGAACACGCCCGTCGAAGCCCTAGAGGCGGCCTACCCGATCACCGTCGACGAGTACGGACTGCGTACCGGCAGCGGCGGCGCCGGCCGACATCGCGGCGGTGACGGCCTGATCCGTGCGTTCACCGTCGAGACTGCCGCGACCGTCTCGCTGTTGACCGAGCGGCGCCGACACGCGCCGTGGGGACTCGACGGCGGTGCCGACGGCGCGCCGGGCCGCAACTACATCGACGGTGAGTCCGTCCCGGCGAAGGTCACACGCGAGGTCGCGGCGGGGACGACCGTCCGTATCGAGACCCCTGGGGGCGGCGGTCATGGCGACCCCGAGCGGTGA
- a CDS encoding 2-oxoacid:acceptor oxidoreductase subunit alpha yields the protein MTDNELIWRIAGGSGDGIDSTSQNFAKALMRSGLHVFTHRHYPSRIRGGHTYVEVRAKDEPVQSRGDGYNFLLALGDSFARNPQEEAYYGKEELKPLYENFDDLREGGVLLYDEGLLDEEDVEEIELEEAAEENGWHVVPMDLRGIAKEHGREIMRNTAGIGATAAILDIGTEEFEQLIEQNMAGDMQEANLNVLQDAYDAASELDIDHDIEVPENSHEEEQVILSGSNAISYGALDEGCRFISGYPMTPWTDVFTIMSQHLPEFGGISEQVEDEIAAAALALGASHAGVKSMSGSSGGGFALMSEPLGLAEMTETPIVLVEAMRAGPSTGMPTKPEQADLEHVLYTSQGDSARVVFAPANIRECYTQTRAAFRIAYEYQIPAIVVYDQKIQGELRNLPASHFDEEPNADPGSVLTEDEIQDAAHHSSGKFQRFLHEPEDGSNVSPRSVPGQKDGRYLATGNEHNPSGHISEDPDNRIAQMERRLNKLDDIRADLDENAGHQTYYGPDEADYGILVWGSQQDTAFEAVDRLNENGHSVKALGVSDMMPYPVEEVSEWLDSVDEALVVEMNATAQFRGLTQKEIGKYGDKLSSLLKYNGNPFEPAEIVDGFESSISGEDLAASNMKFLPAAGD from the coding sequence ATGACAGATAACGAACTAATCTGGCGGATCGCGGGGGGTTCCGGCGACGGGATCGACTCGACGAGCCAGAACTTCGCGAAGGCCCTGATGCGATCGGGACTTCACGTGTTCACACATCGGCACTACCCGTCGCGCATCCGGGGCGGCCACACCTACGTAGAGGTACGGGCAAAAGACGAACCGGTACAGTCACGCGGTGACGGCTACAACTTCCTGCTCGCGCTGGGGGACTCGTTCGCGCGGAACCCACAGGAAGAGGCCTACTACGGCAAAGAAGAGCTGAAACCGCTGTACGAGAACTTCGACGACCTCCGGGAAGGCGGCGTCCTGCTGTACGACGAGGGACTGCTCGACGAGGAGGATGTCGAAGAGATCGAACTCGAAGAAGCCGCCGAGGAGAACGGCTGGCACGTCGTCCCGATGGACCTGCGCGGCATCGCCAAGGAACACGGCCGCGAGATCATGCGCAACACCGCGGGGATCGGCGCGACGGCCGCCATCCTCGACATCGGGACCGAGGAGTTCGAACAGCTGATCGAACAGAACATGGCCGGGGACATGCAAGAGGCCAACCTCAACGTCCTGCAGGACGCCTACGATGCGGCCTCGGAACTGGACATCGACCACGACATCGAGGTCCCCGAGAACTCCCACGAGGAGGAGCAGGTCATCCTCTCGGGCTCGAACGCGATCTCATACGGTGCGCTCGACGAGGGCTGTCGGTTCATCTCCGGGTACCCGATGACACCCTGGACCGACGTGTTCACGATCATGTCCCAGCACCTCCCGGAGTTTGGCGGGATCTCCGAGCAGGTCGAGGACGAGATCGCCGCGGCGGCGCTGGCGCTCGGTGCGTCCCACGCCGGCGTGAAGTCCATGTCCGGGTCCTCCGGCGGTGGCTTCGCGCTGATGTCCGAGCCGCTGGGCCTGGCCGAGATGACCGAGACGCCGATCGTGCTGGTCGAAGCGATGCGGGCCGGCCCCTCGACCGGGATGCCGACCAAGCCCGAACAGGCCGACCTCGAACACGTCCTGTACACCTCACAGGGTGACTCGGCACGGGTCGTGTTCGCACCCGCGAACATCCGCGAGTGTTACACGCAGACCCGCGCAGCGTTCCGGATCGCCTACGAGTACCAGATCCCGGCGATCGTCGTCTACGACCAGAAGATCCAGGGCGAACTGCGGAACCTGCCGGCCAGCCACTTCGACGAGGAACCGAACGCCGATCCCGGTTCCGTGCTGACCGAAGACGAGATCCAGGACGCGGCGCACCACTCCTCGGGCAAGTTCCAGCGGTTCCTCCACGAACCGGAGGACGGCTCGAACGTCAGCCCGCGGTCGGTGCCCGGCCAGAAGGACGGTCGCTACCTCGCGACCGGGAACGAGCACAACCCCTCGGGTCACATCAGCGAGGACCCCGACAACCGGATCGCACAGATGGAGCGTCGGCTGAACAAGCTCGACGACATCCGCGCCGACCTCGACGAGAACGCCGGCCACCAGACCTACTACGGACCGGACGAGGCCGACTACGGCATCCTCGTCTGGGGGAGCCAGCAGGACACGGCCTTCGAGGCCGTCGATCGGCTCAACGAGAACGGGCACTCGGTGAAGGCCCTGGGCGTCTCCGATATGATGCCCTACCCCGTCGAGGAAGTCAGCGAGTGGCTCGACTCCGTCGACGAGGCGCTCGTCGTCGAGATGAACGCCACGGCACAGTTCCGCGGGCTGACACAGAAGGAGATCGGCAAGTACGGGGACAAACTGTCGAGCCTCCTGAAGTACAACGGCAACCCCTTCGAACCCGCCGAGATCGTCGACGGGTTCGAATCGAGCATCAGCGGCGAGGACCTCGCCGCGTCGAACATGAAGTTCCTCCCCGCAGCAGGTGACTAA
- a CDS encoding thiamine pyrophosphate-dependent enzyme translates to MSAFSAIGDDREIDRDEFTPGIEPQATWCPGCGDFGVLKALKQAMPEVGRNPDEVALFTGIGCSGKLNSYFNSYGFHTIHGRSLPVARAAKLANPELEVIAAGGDGDGYGIGGNHLIHTARENHDMTYIVFNNEIFGLTKGQTSPTSPKGHKSKTQPHGSAKSPIRPLSQSLNAGATYIARTAAVNPNQAKEIIAEAIEHDGFAHIDFLTQCPTWNKDAKHYVPYTDVQQSDDYDFDLSDRAEAAEMMRQTEEKLYEGEVLTGRMYVEDARPSYGEEKRQIGEMPEEPLAERYFDEDAEWERTYDKLLQHHK, encoded by the coding sequence ATGAGTGCATTCAGTGCAATCGGTGACGACCGCGAGATCGACCGAGACGAGTTCACACCCGGGATCGAACCCCAGGCGACCTGGTGTCCCGGCTGTGGCGACTTCGGCGTCCTCAAGGCGCTGAAACAGGCCATGCCCGAGGTCGGGCGCAACCCCGACGAAGTCGCGCTGTTCACCGGGATCGGTTGTTCCGGCAAGCTGAACAGCTACTTCAACAGCTACGGCTTCCACACCATCCACGGCCGGTCGCTGCCCGTCGCGCGGGCCGCGAAACTGGCCAACCCCGAACTGGAGGTCATCGCCGCTGGCGGTGACGGTGACGGCTACGGGATCGGTGGGAACCACCTGATCCACACCGCTCGTGAGAACCACGACATGACGTACATCGTGTTCAACAACGAGATCTTCGGGCTGACGAAGGGCCAGACCTCGCCGACCTCGCCGAAGGGCCACAAGTCAAAGACCCAGCCCCACGGCTCGGCGAAGTCGCCGATCCGACCGCTCTCCCAGTCGCTCAACGCCGGCGCGACCTACATCGCCCGGACCGCGGCGGTCAACCCCAACCAGGCAAAGGAGATCATCGCCGAAGCCATCGAACACGACGGCTTCGCGCACATCGACTTCCTGACCCAGTGTCCGACCTGGAACAAGGACGCGAAACACTACGTCCCCTACACGGACGTTCAGCAGTCCGACGACTACGACTTCGACCTCTCGGACCGGGCCGAAGCCGCCGAGATGATGCGCCAGACCGAGGAGAAGCTCTACGAGGGCGAGGTGCTCACCGGTCGCATGTACGTCGAGGACGCCCGTCCCTCCTACGGCGAGGAGAAGCGCCAGATCGGCGAGATGCCCGAGGAACCGCTCGCAGAGCGGTACTTCGACGAGGACGCCGAGTGGGAACGGACCTACGACAAGCTGCTCCAGCACCACAAGTAA
- the lrpA1 gene encoding HTH-type transcriptional regulator LrpA1, with protein MSAESTERRILSVLEDDAQASYAEIAERAEVSKPTVRKYIKKLEEEGVIVGYSADIDPKKLAGQSIAMVGIDVASDCYVEATRQLKQIPGLEELYTSSGDHMLMAELRASDGDSLAAAIEDEILSIDGVTAAHPSFLQERLK; from the coding sequence ATGAGCGCCGAGTCCACGGAGCGTCGGATCCTCTCGGTTCTGGAGGACGATGCACAGGCCTCCTACGCCGAGATCGCCGAACGAGCAGAAGTCTCGAAGCCCACCGTCCGAAAGTACATCAAGAAACTCGAAGAGGAGGGCGTCATCGTCGGCTACTCCGCCGATATCGACCCGAAGAAACTCGCCGGCCAGTCGATCGCGATGGTCGGGATCGATGTCGCCAGCGACTGTTACGTCGAGGCGACACGGCAACTCAAACAGATCCCCGGACTGGAAGAGCTGTACACGTCGAGTGGGGACCACATGCTGATGGCGGAACTCCGGGCGAGCGACGGGGACTCGCTGGCTGCCGCCATCGAGGACGAGATCCTCAGTATCGACGGGGTAACCGCCGCACACCCCTCGTTCCTTCAGGAACGACTGAAGTGA
- a CDS encoding DHH family phosphoesterase produces the protein MRSRLVLGSGSVALTLLAEMRSDGDELVVVTDDEHQASALREDGVAVEMKDPTDPTALAELEIDPDTVAVASDDPDRNLAVTTVAVEAFPAAFTLAYAGADPTRTQLRELSALADRIVDPATAITDRLGQVVGGESTRVRQLQRVLRDLDTMAVVTHDNPDPDAIASAVALGLLAERAGCEATLCYYGAISHQENRAFVNLLEYDLVELDPDDPSDLDGFDGFALVDHSRPGVNDQLPDELDIDIVIDHHPPRAPVEGRFVDLRSGVGATSTLLVDYLRQFGVDIPEAVATGLLFGIRVDTKDFEREVSAADFEAAAHLVPRADMAVLQRIEDPSVSGETLSVIARAITNRQMEGSVLLSCVGELSDRDALAQAADRLLDMEDVQATLVYGVLDGTIYASARARGTDIDLGEVLRDAFGQIGSAGGHADMAGAQITLGVLDSIDDREESLHEIVTSVVTDRFLDAVESRSHRLLGTVYGDSAYGPEAVVGPPVDPSPDEEPTDEGGSGSDADSA, from the coding sequence ATGCGTTCTCGGTTGGTGCTCGGGTCGGGGTCGGTCGCCCTCACTCTGCTCGCGGAGATGCGATCGGACGGCGACGAGCTTGTCGTGGTCACCGACGACGAGCACCAGGCATCGGCACTCCGGGAGGACGGCGTCGCCGTCGAGATGAAAGACCCGACCGACCCGACGGCCCTCGCCGAGCTAGAGATCGATCCCGACACCGTCGCGGTCGCCAGTGACGATCCGGACCGTAACCTCGCGGTGACGACCGTCGCGGTCGAGGCGTTCCCGGCCGCGTTCACGCTGGCGTACGCCGGCGCCGATCCGACGCGAACACAGCTTCGGGAGCTGTCGGCGCTCGCGGATCGGATCGTCGACCCGGCCACCGCGATCACCGACCGACTCGGCCAGGTCGTCGGCGGCGAGAGCACGCGTGTTCGCCAGCTCCAGCGGGTCCTGCGTGACCTGGACACGATGGCGGTGGTCACCCACGACAACCCCGATCCGGACGCGATCGCCAGCGCCGTCGCCCTCGGGCTGCTCGCGGAACGGGCGGGGTGTGAGGCGACGCTGTGTTACTACGGCGCGATCTCTCACCAGGAGAACCGCGCGTTCGTGAACCTGCTGGAGTACGATCTGGTCGAACTCGATCCGGACGATCCCAGCGACCTCGACGGCTTCGACGGGTTCGCACTCGTCGACCACTCCCGACCCGGCGTCAACGATCAGCTTCCGGACGAACTCGACATCGACATCGTGATCGACCACCACCCGCCACGGGCGCCCGTCGAGGGTCGTTTCGTCGACCTCCGGAGCGGGGTCGGCGCGACCAGTACGCTGCTGGTGGACTACCTCCGGCAGTTCGGAGTCGACATCCCGGAAGCAGTCGCCACCGGACTGCTCTTTGGCATCCGCGTCGACACCAAGGACTTCGAGCGGGAGGTCTCGGCCGCGGACTTCGAGGCGGCCGCCCACCTCGTCCCGCGGGCCGACATGGCCGTCCTCCAGCGGATCGAGGACCCAAGCGTCAGCGGCGAGACGCTGTCGGTGATCGCGCGGGCGATCACCAACCGCCAGATGGAGGGGTCGGTCCTGTTGAGCTGTGTCGGGGAACTCTCCGACCGTGACGCGCTGGCCCAGGCCGCCGACCGGCTGCTCGACATGGAGGACGTGCAGGCGACGCTGGTCTACGGGGTCCTCGACGGGACGATCTACGCCTCGGCGCGCGCTCGGGGCACCGACATCGACCTCGGCGAGGTCCTCCGGGACGCGTTCGGCCAGATCGGGTCGGCCGGCGGACACGCCGACATGGCCGGCGCACAGATCACGCTGGGCGTGCTGGACTCGATCGACGACCGCGAGGAGTCGCTCCACGAGATCGTCACCTCGGTCGTCACGGATCGGTTCCTCGACGCCGTCGAGTCCCGTTCACACCGGCTGCTCGGGACGGTCTACGGCGACTCGGCGTACGGTCCGGAGGCGGTCGTCGGCCCCCCAGTCGACCCGTCCCCCGACGAGGAGCCGACCGACGAAGGCGGGTCCGGTTCCGACGCCGACTCGGCGTAG
- a CDS encoding CBS domain-containing protein: MGDSGQPTVREYMTRDVSTVDLDDTVATVARRIAESDGFSGFPVTDGRRVEGFVSARDLLLAEEYEPMFRVMSEDIVVAHPDMAIQDAARVILRSGLQKLPVVDDAGHLVGIISNADVVRSQIERATPDKVDNLTQTLERIHGVDAHEERREVLLADLTPTQTTVYADELEGRKYELERGLAEPLVVIDNDGQLLLADGHHRVKAAQRAGVEEMDAYVIVLDEPVSLGMAETAAESGLEQIDDIDVVDYAHHPLVETTRRLQNE, encoded by the coding sequence ATGGGAGACTCCGGCCAGCCAACCGTCCGGGAGTACATGACCCGCGACGTTTCGACCGTCGATCTGGACGACACTGTCGCCACCGTCGCCCGTCGGATCGCCGAGAGCGACGGGTTCAGCGGGTTCCCGGTCACGGACGGCCGCCGCGTCGAGGGCTTTGTCAGCGCCCGCGACCTCCTGCTCGCCGAGGAGTACGAGCCGATGTTTCGCGTGATGAGCGAGGACATCGTGGTCGCACACCCCGACATGGCGATCCAGGACGCCGCTCGGGTGATCCTCCGGTCGGGGCTCCAGAAGCTCCCCGTCGTCGACGACGCCGGCCACCTGGTCGGCATCATCTCCAACGCCGACGTGGTCCGGTCACAGATCGAACGGGCCACGCCGGACAAGGTCGACAACCTCACGCAGACGCTCGAACGCATCCACGGTGTCGACGCCCACGAGGAGCGCCGCGAGGTCCTGCTCGCGGACCTGACTCCGACCCAGACGACGGTGTACGCCGACGAACTCGAGGGCCGGAAGTACGAACTGGAGCGGGGACTCGCGGAACCGCTCGTCGTCATCGACAACGACGGCCAGCTTCTCCTGGCGGACGGACATCACCGCGTCAAAGCCGCCCAGCGGGCCGGGGTCGAGGAGATGGACGCCTACGTCATCGTCCTGGACGAGCCCGTCTCGCTGGGGATGGCGGAGACGGCCGCCGAGTCAGGGCTGGAGCAGATCGACGACATCGACGTGGTCGACTACGCCCATCACCCGCTGGTCGAGACGACTCGCCGCCTCCAGAACGAGTGA